From the genome of Halictus rubicundus isolate RS-2024b chromosome 2, iyHalRubi1_principal, whole genome shotgun sequence, one region includes:
- the Lpin gene encoding phosphatidate phosphatase LPIN, giving the protein MYSMNYIGKFISNFRDFYNEINAATLTGAIDVVVVEQPDGSFTCSPFHVRFGKLGVLRSREKVVDIEINGEPRQIHMKLGDSGEAFFVEEVGSDGSPADTEIPPHLACSPIPDDACFPPSRFNVLSDVPREQRDKILLESVLSIEKEKWEQMSALPPDQREQFLIEEFSDLPAERREQWLKTASLTAEERDNLFKENFGNISTFQKQQLIREQYSALGNEEKDRLFKENFPELPVEQRHKFEIALLSDWKDKEEEKQESLKNVEEIFDMEGINEDETRPATASTPKSFVAVTSSDRIRKISVVKNDFRPITDDVQSSAKEKSSDESNSSLTKKTSKDETVEENKNNNSTKRKRKRKSIMRKKGSHRKASNGSSSQTEVSENDVSIQDDSLVEPMLKGPSPVPETENKSTPSAEPAASMQEPSETRPETDFHFFSDTEVTKNQDSRPCSPVQSDTEFEMRKITQDNAEGEDKSLQQSWRWGELPSLPPETAHPSHRNSLNSTNAANQPNNTEAHRSMLSGMFSFMKKTSRVRHNPESEGIYLSDINADELDPEVAALYFPSSHRGPTAAKDRKAVDEEDTESGNGPSLPQSPNSVIGAIGGPKSLDSDFEEPKHTIFDNSMDVSLSLCGGLDSEHGPSKETFHQNLLHFEDICTDPKLYENPNLVVKINGKFYNWTTACPIVITYAAFQRHLPQTTIENLYAQCMSLPMHEEKKQENNGKPESRSGYSSWFSWRRSTQPSKKPQELSQVDGGAANLQSPEQLSESKESTPSEETAARDADHNAEEIGNRDRPAIEIEKECDKAATGFVEAEKNREREGEGYSGSEDSDSNQNKSQGVKIPKERRPYYESTEKYRKTLRLSSAQIASLNLKDGANEVVFSVTTAYQGTTRCKCHIYKWRWDDKIVISDIDGTITKSDVLGHILPIVGKDWAQSGVAQLFTKIKNNGYKLLYLSARAIGQARVTREYLKSIKQGDLSLPEGPLLLNPTSLISAFHREVIEKKPEEFKISCLSDIQALFPEGSKPFYAGYGNRINDVWAYRAVGIPTMRIFTINHRGELKHELTQTFQSSYSNMSYIVDHLFPAWRVDAADEFSHFAYWRDPIPEMASLEELYAQTRTVY; this is encoded by the exons ATGTACAGCATGAACTACATTGGTAAGTTTATTAGTAATTTTCGAGACTTTTACAATGAGATCAACGCGGCGACGCTCACCGGTGCCATCGACGTCGTGGTCGTCGAGCAGCCGGATGGATCGTTCACCTGCTCACCCTTTCACGTGCGTTTTGGAAAACTGGGGGTACTTCGCTCCAGGGAGAAAGTG GTGGACATAGAAATCAATGGAGAGCCGAGGCAGATTCATATGAAGCTGGGAGACTCCGGAGAAGCTTTCTTCGTCGAAGAAGTTGGCTCCGATGGATCTCCAGCCGACACGGAGATTCCACCTCACTTGGCCTGTTCCCCCATCCCGGACGACGCGTGTTTCCCACCGTCCAGATTCAATGTTCTCTCCGACGTGCCTCGAGAACAAAGAGACAAGATTTTGCTAGAATCGGTTTTGTCCATAGAGAAAGAGAAGTGGGAACAGATGTCCGCTTTGCCTCCTGACCAACGGGAACAATTTCTGATCGAAGAGTTTTCCGATCTTCCCGCAGAGCGCAGAGAACAGTGGCTCAAAACAGCTTCTTTGACAGCGGAGGAAAGAGACAACTTGTTCAAGGAGAACTTTGGTAATATATCCACCTTTCAAAAACAGCAGTTGATTCGAGAACAATACTCCGCTCTGGGGAACGAAGAGAAGGACAGATTGTTTAAGGAAAATTTCCCGGAGTTACCGGTCGAACAGAGGCACAAGTTTGAGATAGCCCTGTTGAGCGACTGGAAAGACAAAGAAGAGGAAAAGCAAGAGTCTCTGAAAAACGTGGAAGAAATCTTCGACATGGAAGGCATAAACGAGGACGAGACTCGTCCAGCCACCGCGTCGACTCCCAAGTCTTTCGTAGCTGTGACTTCCTCGGATAGGATCCGCAAGATTAGCGTGGTCAAAAACGACTTTAGGCCGATCACGGACGACGTGCAGAGCAGTGCGAAAGAAAAGTCCAGCGACGAGTCGAACTCGTCGTTGACCAAGAAAACTTCGAAGGACGAAACGGTCGAAGAAAATAAGAATAACAATTCCACGAAAAGGAAGCGAAAAAGGAAGAGCATCATGAGGAAGAAGGGATCCCACAGGAAGGCCAGCAACGGCAGCAGCAGTCAAACCGAAGTCAGCGAGAACGACGTGTCCATTCAAGACGACTCTCTCGTCGAACCG ATGTTGAAGGGGCCGAGCCCGGTTCCAGAAACGGAGAATAAGAGTACGCCGTCTGCCGAGCCTGCCGCCTCGATGCAAGAGCCGTCTGAAACTCGACCGGAGACGGACTTCCATTTCTTCAGCGACACCGAGGTCACCAA GAATCAGGATTCCAGGCCGTGCTCCCCGGTTCAGTCCGACACGGAGTTTGAAATGCGAAAGATCACGCAAGACAACGCGGAAGGGGAGGATAAAAGTCTTCAGCAGAGTTGGAGATGGGGCGAACTGCCGAGTCTACCCCCAGAAACGGCACACCCGTCTCACAGGAATTCATTGAACTCGACGAACGCGGCTAACCAACCAAACAATA CGGAGGCACATCGCTCCATGCTCAGCGGAATGTTCTCCTTTATGAAGAAGACTTCTCGCGTGAGACACAATCCGGAATCCGAAGGAATTTATTTGAGCGACATAAACGCCGACGAACTAGACCCTGAAGTCGCGGCGCTCTACTTCCCTTCTTCTCACAGAGGCCCGACAGCCGCCAAAG ACAGGAAAGCTGTGGACGAGGAGGACACCGAATCGGGTAACGGACCGAGTTTACCCCAAAGCCCGAATAGCGTAATCGGAGCAATCGGAGGGCCAAAATCGCTGGACAGCGATTTCGAGGAACCGAAGCATACGATATTCGACAACAGCATGGACGTCAGCTTGTCGTTGTGCGGTGGTTTGGACTCCGAGCATGGTCCTTCCAAGGAAACTTTCCATCAGAACTTGCTCCATTTCGAGGACATATGCACCGATCCGAAATTGTACGAAAATCCGAATCTAGTCGTTAAGATTAACGGAAAGTTTTACAATTGGACTACCGCTTGCCCGATCGTGATAACGTACGCTGCTTTCCAAAGACACTTGCCGCAAACGACAATAGAAAATCTGTATGCCCAATGCATGTCTCTGCCGATGCACGAAGAAAAGAAGCAAGAGAACAATGGCAAGCCCGAAAGTCGCAGCGGTTACAGTTCCTGGTTCTCGTGGAGACGTTCCACGCAACCCTCGAAAAAGCCCCAAGAGCTTAGTCAAG TCGACGGAGGAGCAGCCAATCTACAATCACCGGAGCAATTGAGCGAATCCAAGGAAAGTACACCGAGCGAAGAGACAGCGGCCAGAGATGCCGATCATAACGCGGAGGAGATAGGAAATCGCGATAGGCCCGCGATCGAGATCGAAAAGGAGTGCGATAAAGCCGCGACTGGTTTCGTCGAAGCCGAGAAAAATCGAGAAAGGGAGGGCGAAGGTTACAGCGGCAGCGAGGACTCTGACAGCAATCAGAATAAATCGCAGGGCGTTAAAATACCCAAGGAACGAAGACCTTATTACGAATCCACCGAAAAGTATCGTAAAACTTTGAGACTGTCGTCTGCCCAAATA GCGAGTCTTAATTTGAAGGACGGGGCCAACGAGGTCGTTTTTAGCGTGACCACGGCTTACCAAGGGACAACCCGTTGCAAGTGTCACATCTACAAATGGAGATGGGACGACAAAATCGTCATCTCCGACATCGACGGGACTATCACAAAGTCGGATGTCTTGGGTCACATCTTGCCCATCGTTGGCAAGGACTGGGCCCAATCGGGAGTTGCTCAATTGTTCACGAAAATTAAGAACAACGGCTACAAGCTGCTCTATCTCTCGGCGAGAGCGATCGGACAGGCCAGAGTCACCAGGGAATATCTGAAGAGCATCAAGCAGGGCGATCTGTCGTTGCCCGAGGGTCCGTTGCTGCTCAATCCGACCAGCTTGATTTCAGCATTCCATCGCGAGGTCATCGAGAAGAAACCCGAAGAATTTAAAATATCCTGCCTCAGCGATATCCAAGCGTTGTTCCCGGAGGGCTCGAAACCGTTCTACGCTGGTTACGGAAATCGAATCAAC GATGTATGGGCGTACCGGGCTGTTGGAATTCCTACTATGCGAATATTCACTATAAACCACAGAGGTGAATTAAAGCACGAATTAACGCAGACATTCCAATCCTC ATACTCGAACATGAGCTACATAGTCGACCATTTATTCCCGGCGTGGAGGGTCGACGCCGCTGACGAATTCAGCCATTTCGCGTACTGGCGAGATCCAATACCGGAAATGGCGTCGCTGGAGGAACTTTATGCTCAAACTCGGACTGTCTACTAA
- the LOC143365762 gene encoding uncharacterized protein LOC143365762 produces MDGGTRARVEEEKALDSSRLRSSARLGFASSSSAGSSRIARRKRKKRRRQQRRNSTVDDEDELVVVVAGGGGGDNAETTTDAIPPFEQLSQQQQQLQQLLPGGEATTIPIEEPSSKQPSKNRSSHNTNESQRIVSRGGSGSRAAASSLSSGITLLNRRTANKRSSRRCNASARRNAMTMDLQRLITEVHARPAIWDQKNVNYHNRDVILKMWREIARACEVSTDVAKSKWKHLRDNFRNELKKTYRGKCEGGGVEHDSKWVWFKSLFFLRDQMNSRVIGCALSQNCSAVLRSSPEGTQIEPQIDILEGHEETRFDDLDGDSCQSLLSNDDGLHHVMPPPKLNKIGRKRSLMDAIDNDYCEVDRKRYEHLQKRLAVSQQEEEFDDTYHFLMSVRNPLKSLPLDRQMFVRLKIQELVYNEINSQNQQNRTIYESSQDVKPLRGSGPAAGTGAGPGPGPGGGGNGNPGISVDGPEHSGTGDHSSHYPASMLQNSATEGSAHDAFFG; encoded by the exons ATGGACGGCGGCACGCGTGCACGAGTCGAGGAGGAAAAAGCCCTGGATTCGTCTCGCCTGCGATcctccgctcggctcggcttcgCGAGCTCCTCCTCGGCCGGCAGCTCTCGTATCGCCAGGCgcaagaggaagaagaggaggcgGCAGCAGCGACGAAACAGTAccgtcgacgacgaagacgagctggtcgtcgtcgttgccggcggcggcggcggcgataACGCCGAAACAACCACCGACGCGATTCCCCCGTTCGAACAACTatcgcaacaacaacaacaactgcAACAACTTCTACCGGGAGGAGAGGCTACCACGATTCCAATCGAGGAACCTAGCAGCAAACAACCCTCGAAAAATCGGTCCTCGCACAACACCAACGAATCTCAACGAATCGTATCCAGAGGAGGAAGCGGCTCGCGCGCGGCTGCCTCCTCCCTCAGCTCCGGCATCACGCTTCTCAACCGTCGAACCGCCAACAAGCGATCGTCCAGGAGATGCAACGCGAGCGCCCGTAGGAACGCGATGACGATGGATCTCCAGAGACTGATCACCGAGGTGCACGCCAGGCCCGCGATCTGGGACCAGAAGAACGTCAACTACCACAATCGCGACGTCATCCTGAAGATGTGGCGGGAGATCGCGAGGGCTTGCGAGGTCTCCA CGGACGTCGCGAAATCGAAATGGAAACACTTGCGGGACAACTTTCGCAACGAACTGAAGAAGACTTACCGAGGGAAATGCGAGGGTGGCGGCGTCGAGCACGATTCCAAGTGGGTTTGGTTCAAGAGTCTGTTCTTTTTGCGGGATCAAATGAACTCACGGGTGATCGGTTGCGCCCTTTCGCAGAACTGCTCGGCGGTGCTACGATCCTCGCCGGAAGGGACACAGATCGAGCCGCAGATCGACATTCTCGAGGGCCACGAGGAGACACGGTTCGACGACCTGGACGGCGACTCTTGCCAGTCCCTGCTGTCGAACGACGACGGTCTTCATCACGTGATGCCACCGCCGAAACTGAACAAGATCGGCCGAAAGAGGAGCCTGATGGACGCGATAGACAACGATTACTGCGAGGTCGATCGGAAACGGTACGAGCACCTGCAGAAGAGATTGGCCGTCTCCCAGCAGGAGGAGGAGTTCGACGACACCTACCACTTCCTGATGAGCGTCCGAAATCCTCTAAAGAGTCTACCTCTCGATCGGCAGATGTTCGTCAGGCTCAAGATCCAGGAGCTCGTCTACAACGAGATCAACTCGCAGAACCAGCAGAACCGAACGATCTACGAGAGCTCGCAGGATGTGAAACCGTTGAGAGGATCCGGCCCCGCCGCTGGGACCGGAGCGGGTCCGGGGCCTGGGCCTGGTGGAGGGGGAAACGGGAATCCCGGGATATCCGTCGACGGGCCCGAACACTCCGGGACCGGCGATCATTCTTCCCATTACCCTGCGTCGATGCTCCAAAATTCCGCGACCGAGGGCTCCGCGCACGATGCCTTCTTTGGTTAA
- the LOC143365763 gene encoding uncharacterized protein LOC143365763, which produces MAGCIQFSLQLALLLVVGLRSLEASVNIPDLAQVYGNDLKVEPSDGLNAKINEIFDDVMPVVKDLIIKNGLDPLKMDDIEKQLNGILGTKGVLNLSKGWMQGLSGLKRSGDVILSYENKIVTLEAQLGLDLIDVAYDYHFKYWFASRSGALNARLSGTQLRLVLKVDLEHYRIGLESFQVTSVRKMEVKLQGGVVDKVLSAAINAFIGSFRKQVIETVEKRGSIVMRQYMEKINEKIPRPDGTPLMGLEDSSMFSSSNAFDNSEMVDNIPTFIEYVTVE; this is translated from the exons ATGGCCggttgtattcaattttctcttCAACTGGCACTTCTGCTCGTTGTCGGGTTACGTTCTCTGGAAGCGAGTGTCAACATTCCCGATTT AGCCCAGGTTTACGGAAATGATTTGAAGGTCGAGCCTTCTGATGGACTAAATGCCAAAATCAATGAAATCTTCGACGATGTGATGCCTGTGGTAAAAGACCTTATCATAAAAAATGGGCTGGATCCTCTGAAAATGGACGACATCGAAAAACAGCTG AACGGGATACTCGGCACGAAGGGAGTGCTCAACCTGAGCAAGGGTTGGATGCAAGGGCTGTCCGGGCTGAAGCGCAGCGGCGACGTGATTCTATCTTacgaaaataaaatagtaaCATTGGAAGCGCAGCTGGGATTAGATTTGATCGAT GTCGCGTACGATTACCACTTCAAGTACTGGTTCGCCTCGCGTTCTGGTGCCTTGAATGCCCGTTTGTCCGGCACGCAGTTGCGACTGGTACTGAAGGTAGATCTGGAGCATTACAGGATCGGTCTGGAGTCGTTCCAGGTTACCTCTGTCCG CAAGATGGAAGTGAAGCTCCAGGGTGGCGTAGTTGATAAGGTCCTGAGCGCCGCGATCAACGCTTTCATCGGATCATTCAGGAAACAGGTGATCGAAACGGTGGAGAAAAGGGGCTCCATTGTGATGCGTCAGTACATGGAGAAGATCAACGAGAAAATCCCGAGACCCGATGGCACTCCGTTGATGGGCCTAGAGGACAGCTCGATGTTCAGCAGTAGCAACGCGTTCGACAACAGCGAGATGGTGGACAATATACCGACTTTCATCGAATACGTAACTGTGGAATAG